The genome window CACAAACCGATGATGCGGTCGGGCAGGTCTTACAGGCTTTGGAAGAAAATGGGCTCAGCGATACTACCATCGTGCTTTTTGGCACGGACAACGGCTGCCACCAAAAACCAGAGAAGTTCCTTAAATACGGCCATTCTGTTTCAGGGCCTTTACGGGATATGAAAGCGAGTATTCACGATGGCGGCCACCGCATTCCCTTTATCGTGCGCTGGCCGCACATAATCGAAGCCGGAATGCAGAGCGATCAACTGATTTGTATGACGGATGTTTTTGCGACCTTCGCGGAGTATTTTGCATTCGATGTCTCGGATAATACCGCGGAGGACAGCATTAGTTTTCTTTCGACTCTGCAGGGCGCTGATTCGAATGTGTCGCGCGAGACCATCATTCATCATGATGCTAGAGGCCGCTTTGCGATCCGTGATGGTGACTGGAAGCTGATTTTACGGGCGGATGATAAGGTGGAAAATGCTGCCGGGCAGGAAGGCGAAGTTCAGTTGTATAATATGGCAGAGGATATCAAGGAGACTGATAATTTGGCTAATGAGCATCCAGAGAAAGTGGAAACCCTCCTCGCCCTGCTGGAAAAACAGGTCGCTGATGGAAGGACTGCCCCAGGCGCACTGCAGTCCAACGATGCGACTGTTGATATTTGGAAGAAGAGTGCAGGAAAGAAGATGAGTGAGAAAAAACAGAAATAGCACGATGACAGCATAAAAACTCTCTGTAGTCACGAGCCTGCCTGTTTCCTCGCTCTTTGTCAGGTCGTCCCGAAGCCGACGGGCGATCCTAGTGCGGGCCGAGCGGCCTAGTGATTCATCCATTAGACCTTTTCCCCACTTTTCAAGTCAGTGAGGTCGAAAACAGGAGAACGTCCAACGTCCAACTTTGAACGTTCAATCGTGAATGCAATAAGTGGAGGTGAGGTCATTCGATGCTCGAAGTTGGACGTTCAACGGCCAGTGTGCCTGATTACAGCGCGACCGGCGGAAACGGTGGTGGTGGCGGTTTTGTTATGGATCCGGCGACTAATCTCAATAACAAACCTCGTGCGATCATGCAGTTTGTCGATGATGGTAAAGCGACCACAGGAGTCGTCTCGATCACGCTTGATTTTAAGTTTAATCTAACAGGCACTGGGATGTTTGGTAATATCGAATTGTATGGCTGGAATGATGGCCAAACTGGTCCCGAGCTCAGCGCTGGTGGCCCGAACGCCAATGATCCGACTTATAATGTAACGAATCTGGGCGATGCAACTAATCTGTTGGGTGGGACAGGCGTGCAGATTGCCGCAAGCAGCTTCACGGCTGATGAATGGGGGACTGCGACGATCGCAAGTTCGCTGGATCTAGGCACCGGCTACGACTTCTACGCTTGGCGCGTGGGTATTGTGGGAGCAGATGGTCCGAACGATCTACCTTCGTTCGATAATCTTAGTGTTATTCCAGAGCCCGGCGCGTTCGCTTTGATCGCTGGCTTGTTGGGCCTCAGCTTTGTGATGGTGCGTCGCCGGTAGGGGAAGTAAAGCAATTCTGGATTTTATACTAAAGTCCTCAGGCAATTTGCCTGAGGGCTTTTAGGAAATGGTATGGTAAGCACTACCTAAACATTTGAATCTCTGTTACAGTCACAATGCTGGGCTATAGCCTCTTTCGCCTAATTGCTAGAGTGATGCCTGATCCGGAAAAATAGTTTCGCTGCATCGTCATCATTGCCTGAAGTGGTCGTCGCATGCAGTGCGATGTCATCGAACCGAACGCCATAGTTTTCGGCAGAACTATTGTAGAGGTAGTAGGTGAACGTGACTTCTTGATTACTATTAAAATCAGGAAAGTCGACAGTCACTTCTGAAACGTTGCTGTTGCCTGGATTTGGCGAGTAATCGATGAGTATGTCTTGTTCGCTCCCGGCTCCGATGCGATAGGTGATATCGATTTTCGCCGATGTTGAAAACTGGTTGGCGAAGAATACCAGCTTCTCGTAGGTGGTGTCTCCTGTCGCTGTGATCGAGAATGAGAACGTGTCACCTGCGGTGATCGCTGCGCTTCGGCTGGTTTCGGTGCAGCCGCCAAGGTTCAAGCCATTGTTGCCAGAGATCGAGGGGGAAAATAGCGAATGATTGATGATTCTAGAGTTGGTTCCGCCGCCAGTGAGGCCGCCTGCTTGGCTGAGGCGGGAGGCACTCGTCGTGGTGTTGGAGTCGGGCGAATCGTAAGAGGCCGTATCGAAATTCCCTCCGATCTCTCCCTCCAATCCATAGAAGGCGATGACTCCGGTCGGAAGGATGACGGAGGGCTGGCCTGTCCAGGTGCCTAATTCATTCGTCGCGGTGACTGATGCGAGCTCAACCCAGCTATCGGGCTCTAGCGTGTATGAGCGTTCCACACTGTAGGTTTCACCCGGTTTTGCCAACCATTCGAGGGTGTAGGTGTCTCCGCTCTGGTTGACGGCTGAATAAATTTTGAAAAAGCTGCTGCTGTCAATTGGGCTGGATCCGAGTCGGGCTTCGAGGCCGTCTTCGAAGCCATCGTTATCGCTGTCTGCATTGTTTGGATCAGTTTCGTAGCTCGCTTCCTCGCTAGTTAGAAGCCCGTCTCGGTCGACATCATTCGCCTCTAGGGCCAGCATTTGTATGGCGCAGGCTTTGCCTATTGCAATCTGGCCTGCGGCGTCAAAATGAACGGCTCCAGTATAAGTGGAAAACCCGTCGCTATTCGCGAAGGCTGCTTGGCGCACGGTTGCGGCTACGGTTTCCTGTGCTAGGCGCACAGTATAGGGACCTGAGCCCTCGGTCGTGATGTTGGAGTATTGGCTATCGGATAGGCCGCTGATGATAAAGGGCAGGGCGAAGGCGCTGGTCTCTGAACTACCGAGATCTGAACGAACTCGCTGTATCAGGTTCGTCAGATTGCCCTCGTAGGCCCCGGCAGCCGATCCACCGGTGTCGTGCTCGCCTTGCAGCCATAGCATCCCACCCAATTCGTAAGTGTGGCCGGC of Lentimonas sp. CC4 contains these proteins:
- a CDS encoding sialate O-acetylesterase codes for the protein MKITPKILLLLVALSLSVQAAHYRVYLLGGQSNGNGRGDAAELSTAPLSAYELAAPQTDVRFYWHKTQDTANGNLTQDTWLDLQVGSGHGVNNPSGNEVEFGCELSFGRDMADANPSANIAIIKYTHGGTNLRSDWSASGSNYATFVATVQTGLLALTEAGHTYELGGMLWLQGEHDTGGSAAGAYEGNLTNLIQRVRSDLGSSETSAFALPFIISGLSDSQYSNITTEGSGPYTVRLAQETVAATVRQAAFANSDGFSTYTGAVHFDAAGQIAIGKACAIQMLALEANDVDRDGLLTSEEASYETDPNNADSDNDGFEDGLEARLGSSPIDSSSFFKIYSAVNQSGDTYTLEWLAKPGETYSVERSYTLEPDSWVELASVTATNELGTWTGQPSVILPTGVIAFYGLEGEIGGNFDTASYDSPDSNTTTSASRLSQAGGLTGGGTNSRIINHSLFSPSISGNNGLNLGGCTETSRSAAITAGDTFSFSITATGDTTYEKLVFFANQFSTSAKIDITYRIGAGSEQDILIDYSPNPGNSNVSEVTVDFPDFNSNQEVTFTYYLYNSSAENYGVRFDDIALHATTTSGNDDDAAKLFFRIRHHSSN